The Gemmobacter fulvus nucleotide sequence AGTCCTCCGGGCAAATGCCATATCCGGTCTCCTGAATGAATCGGGCACCCTCAAAGGCGGCGTGGCGCCCTGTAAATATCAATTTGCGATAGAGGAATGAGACCAGACCGGCGGGCCTTCTGTCAACTGGCCACACCGGTCATCGGGATCGCTACGCGGGATCCCCCTGCCGGAGGCCCGCCGCATCCAGCCACCAGCAGATCACCTGGCCTTCGGGGCGCAGGCGGTCGTGGTCGGCTGTGGCAGGCGCGCTCAGGCTGCGGTGGCAGGCAAGATTGGCAATCTGCATCGTGCCATAGGTGCTGTGCCCGAGATGGGCCGACATCACCTTGTCGATCAGATAGGGGCTGAGCTCGTCCGGGCGGGCACAGGCGGGATCGGCGATGATCTCGGCCAGACGCTGACGACGGCTGTCCTCCTCGGCCAGGATCCGGTCCACCGCGGCGCGGAAGGCGGTTTCCGTGGCCGCATAGGCCTCGAGCGCGGGCAAGGACCGCAGCGCCGGTTTTTTCAGCTTCAGATGCCCGGCATGATAGAGTGCCAGCAGCACCCGCGCACCGATGGGCGAGGTCAGCGGCACCGAGGTGTCCTGAAACGCCAGTTCCTTCTCGTCGCCCGACAGCCGGAGCACCGCCGGGCGCCCGTCCAGCACGGCCCGACGCAACAGCGTCAGGGCCGGGGTGCGATGGACATTGGGGATCAGGTCGATGACCGACAGGGCCGGTTTCATGAGGGCGCGGATCTCCCATAACATGATGTGGCTCCTTTGATGCACAGACACGGGCGTCGCGCCGATGGCGCGCAAACACGGGCGTCCCGTCCTGATAGCGGCCCGGCAGGGCAGCGTCCATCCCGCCGGGGACCGGGGGGCGACGCTGCCGCATGACCGGCCCTGCCAGCGGCAATCCCCCGGCCCACATTGACGCTTGGACCCAATCTGCCTAGAGAAAGCCTGCTAGAGAAGGCCTGCGCCACGAATCCCGGGATGAAGATGCAGAACGATTGCCCTGTTTCCGCTTTTGTCCCCATGCCCGCCGCGTGCCCTGCCGGGGTATTGGCCGGGTGCGGGACCGCAGGTTCCGTCTCATCCTCCTTCTGGCTCCGCCGCGCTGCGCCTTGCCATCCCGTATCCAAGCCATCCCGTATCCAAGGAACCCGCATATGACCGCGCCGGAACAGACTTATGACGTTGGAATTCTGGGCTGGTGGTATGGCAAGAATTACGGCTCCATCCTGACCTATTACGGGCTGAACCGCGCCATCGAGACGCTGGGGTTCAGGGCGCTCATGGTGCATGAGGCTCTGGGCTACAATGGCTATCGCGTGCTCTGGCCCGATGACATCCTATCGATGGAATTCGCCCGCCGCGCCGGGTATCATTACACCAGTCAGGTGCATTTCTCGGAATTGCCTGCGCTCAATGCCCGGGCGCGCACCTTCATTGTCGGCTCCGACCAGCTGTGGAACCCGGTGATCGGCCGGGTGAATGACGATCTCTTCCTTGATTTCGTCAGCCCCGAAAACCGCCGTGTCGCCTATGCCACCTCGTTCGGCAATCGCGGCACCGCGAAGTTCAAGCCCGATTTCGTGGCCAAACACAGCGCCAACCTGCAGCAGTTCAACGCCATCTCGGTGCGCGAGGGCTATGCCGTCGATACTGCGCGCGATATTTTCGGCGTGGTGGCAACCCAGGTGGTGGACCCGGTGTTCCTGCTGCCCACCAGCGCCTATGACGCACTGGCCGACATGGCGAGTGTCGAGCTGTCGGGCGATTACCTGGCGGTGTTCTTCCTCGATCCCAATCCCGAAAAGCGTGATGTCGCCGTGGCGCTGGCCGAACGGCTGGGCCTGGCGCGGATCGTGGTCATCCCCAATCCCGATGGAGGCCGGCCGCTGGCGGAAGAGCTGTTCGCGGATCCGCGCTTCGAGATCCTTGACGAGGACGCGCCCGAGAACTTCCTGCATGCCTACCGGGCGGCCAGCTATGTGGTGACCGACAGTTTCCACGGCACCGCCTTTGCCACGATCTTCGGCAAGCCCTTCTCGTCGATCTACAACACCCATCGCGGGGTGGACCGTTTCAAGAACCTGCTGAACTGGCTGGGCTTCGGCGAGAGCCGCCGCCTGCTGGAAACCGATACGGCCGAGACGCTCGCCGCCAATCCGAACCTCAGCCTGACGCTGGATTATACCAAGACGAATGCGCGCATCGCCGAGGGGCGCACGCGCTCGCTGGCCTGGCTGCAGGCCGCGCTGACGACAGAGCGGGGCACCACTGCGGCGCTGCCCGCCACCGACGGCGCCCCGCAGAGACCGGGATCCAAGCCCCCTGCCCCCTTCACCGCCGGCAATGCGGCCTGGCAGGTCTCCGCCCGGGGCGCGGGGCAGGATCTGAAGGTTGCGCCCGATGGTGCGGTGCGCGGCAATCAGGTCTGGTGCGATCTGCCGCCGCAGCCCGCGCCCGGCAGCGCCTGCCGGCTGACCCTGGACTGGACCGTGCGCAGCACCGCCCCGGCCCTGAACCTGCATCTGCGCAACCCGCAGACCGGTGCCTTCCATGTCATCGGCAAGGTGGCGGTAGAGGGCCGGGTGAATGTGGTGCGGCGCGATACGGTCGATTTCATCATGCCGCCGGGCGGGTTCAGCCAGTTCATGCTGGGGGCGGTGCATTTCTCCGGCCCGGGCGGCGGCGCCTGGATCACCGGCCTTGCGCTGGACGAGATCAGCCCGGCCGAGATGCAGAAGGCCCCGGCCAAGCCCAAACCGCCCACCCATGCCGAGCTGGCGCGGAAACTGGCGCTGGACGACCATGACCGTTTCGTCAAGGCACATGCCGAGGCCGGCCGGTCGCTCACCAGCGCGCGGGCCCGGATCATGTTCCATGCCCATGCCATCGAGAAGGGCCTGAGCCGTCTGGATTTCCGCGGCGGCTTCGGCAAGATCTCGGTTCCGGCGCTGGCACGCGAGATGGGGGCCTGGCTGCAGGCCGGGCGCGATCCGCAGGATGCCTATTTCCGCACCGCCGCCGCCGTGATGCAGGCCTATTTCGAGCGTCACCGCCAGATTGATGTCGATGTTTCGGCCTTCCGCGCGCTGTTCGCAGCACCCGTGCTGGCGCAGATCGAGGCCGCCGGGACGGCCGAGGGCGGCGTGCTCGCCGCCGCCGCCGACCGCGAGCCGGTGCCGGAGGTGAATGCCGACAACCGCTTCCTCGATGTGGTCTATGGCCGCCGCAGCATCCGCGATTTCACCGCCGATCCGGTGTCGGACGAGGATCTGCGCCGGGCCGTGCAACTGGCCATGCAGGCACCTTCGGTCTGCAACCGTCAGGCCGGGCGGGTGCATGTCTTTTCGGACCCGCTCCGCATCCAGGCCGCCATCGACATTCAGGGCGGTTTCGGCGGCTACAACACCCCGCCGCGCCTGCTGCTGGTCACTGCCGATCTGAACGCCTTCCTCTTTGCCTCGGAACGCAATCAGGCCTTTGTCGATGGCGGGCTGTTCATGATGGGGCTGCTGCTGGGGCTGCAGCATGTGGGTCTGGGCGGCTGCCCGCTCAACACCGCGATGAATACCCAGCGCGAGGCGGCGCTGCGGGAGCTGCTGGACATTCCGGAAAGCGAAGTCTTCATCTCCTTCGTGGCGGCAGGCCATTACGATCCGGCGATCCTGACGCCGCGGTCGCGCCGCGTCGGCGTGGAGCAGGTGATGCGCCACCATGACCAGCCCGCCACCGATGCCGTTCCGGCCTTCCGCCAGGACGAGGCGGTGAAGTGACGCAAGACCGCCAGCCCGCGCCCTTCCACGCGCTGCAACCTGCGATCTGGCCCGAGGTCGGCATCTCCACGGAAACCGCGCCCTATCTGGGGCTGACGGGGCCCTGTGCCACCTCGCTGGACCATGGCGGGGTGATCTTCGCGCCGGGCGGGGCGGTCATGGTGGATGGGTATTTCAACCTGTTCAACCTGAGCAAATGGCGCGACTGCTGTGGTGAGATGCCACTGTCGCTGCAATTGCGCGGGCGCGGGCGGTTCCAGCTGACGGTCTGGCTGGCCAGCCGCGAACGCTCGTGGGAGCGCATCCATTGCGAGCCGGTGAGCATCGAGGGCGATCTTGTGCTGCCGCTTGATCTGTCGGCAGCGACCCTGCCACGCATGCTGCTGTTCTTCGAGCTGGTCGCGCTGAGCGAGGGGGCGCTGGAGGATTTCGCCTGGGGCACGCCGATGCCGCCGCGCCAGACCCCCGATCTGATGCTGTCGGTCACCACCTTCCGGCGCGAAGCCGAGGTGGCCGATACCGTGGCGCGCTTCCGCCGCTTCCGCGCCACCTCGCCCCTGCGCGACCATCTGCGCATGCTGGTGGTGGACAATGGCCAGTCGGTGACGATTGCGCCGGGCGACGGCGTCAGCCTCCTGCCCAATGCCAATCTGGGCGGCGCAGGCGGCTTTTCGCGGGGCCTGCTGGAGGCGCGCGCCACCGGGGCCAGCCATTGCCTGTTCATGGATGACGATGCCTCGGTGCATATGGGGGCCTTCACCCGCACCTGGATGCTGCTGGCCTATGCCACCGATCCGCGCGTGGCGGTGGCGGGGGCGATGATCAATGCCGATTACCGCTGGCAGATCTGGGAAAACGGCGCGGTCTTTGACGGCGGCTGCCGGCCCCTGTTCCATGGCACCGACCTGCGCAACCGGGTTTCGGTCTTCGAGATGGAATTCGACACCACCGGCCCGGCCCCTGCGGGCCATTATGCCGGCTGGTGGTTCTTTGCCTTTCCGGTGGACCGGGCAGAGCACATGCCCTTCCCCTTTTTCGTGCGCGGCGATGATGTCAGCTTCTCGCTGGCCAATGAGTTCCGCTGCGTGACGCTGCCTGGCGTGGCCTCGTTTCAGGAAAGCTTCACCGACAAGGCGGCCCCGCTGACCTGGTATCTCGACCTGCGCAGCCATCTGGCGCATCACCTGAGCCTGCCCGCCAAGCAGATCGGCTGGCGACGGCTGATGCGGATGGTGGCGAGCTTCTATCTGCGCACCGTGCTGCGCTTCCATTACGACAGCCTGTCGGCGGTCAACCTCGCAATGGAAGACGCGCAGCGCGGACCGGCCTTCTTTGCCGAACATGCCGATATGGCGACCCGGCGGCAGGATCTGAAGGCGCTGACCGTGACCGAGGCCTGGCAGACGCTTGACCCGCGCGCGCCGCGGCCCGGGATCCGCCATGGCCGGTTGTCGCGCTGGCAGCGAGCGGTGCTGCTGCTGACGCTGAACGGTCATCTGCTGCCCTTTGCCAACCGCTTCGGCAGCGATCTGGTGATCGAGGCCGCCCATCGCGAGAACCACCGCGAGGTCTATGGCGCGCGGCAGATCACCTATCTGAACGCGCCCCGCACCGCCACCTATACGGTCAGGCGCGACCGCCGCCGCTTCTGGGCGGAAAGCCTGCGCCTGATGAAGAACTGCCTTGCGCTGCGCCGCAATCAGGCCCGGTTGCAGGCCGAATGGCAGGGCAGCTATGCCGACATGACCTCGGAACGCTTCTGGCAGGACAAGCTGGGGATCGCCGACGAAAGGCGTGATGCCGCCCAATGACAGCCGCCCCCTCCGACCCGAAGGAAAGTCAGAACCGCATGTCCTCTGCAGAGAAACAGCTTGTCATCCACATCGGTGATCCGAAAACCGGCACCTCGTCGATCCAGCGGGCCCTGCAGAACGACCTGATCACCAGCCGGAACGGCAAGGTTTCGGGCTTCATCAGCGGCAGGAGCAGCGCCAATGCCGTGACCGTGGCGCGCGGCTTCCACGGCCGTGATCCCGAGCGGGTCCGGGCTGCCATGAAACAGCTGGCACCCTGGATCGCCACGGCCCAGGCAGAGTTTCTGGTCCTGTCTTCGGAGTTCTTCATCGACGCGACACCCGGGGTCCTGAAGCGGGCCTTTCTGCGGCGGCACCCGAGCCTGGCCGCGGATATGCAGGTCATGGCCTACGCCCGCCCGCATGTCGGGCGCACCCTGTCTGCCTATGCCGAACGGGTTAAATGCGGCTATACGCTCAGAAGCTTTTCCGACTGGCTGCCCCATTTCATCGCAGATGGATCGCTGAACTATTCCACCCGGTTCCAGAAATGGCGCGAGGCCTTTGGCGATGGCTTTATCCTGCGACCCTTCCTGCGCGAGGAGTTGCGGAATGGCGATGCGGTCGCCGATTTCTTCAGCATCGTCACCGGAGACCCGGAGGTTGCCGTTGGCAATCTGCCACATGAAAATCAGACGCTGAGCCTGCGGGCGCTGGCGGGGTTGCGTGCCTTCAACCGTTACATGAACGAGGCCGGCATCCAGGGACGGCAGCGTATCCCGCTGTCGCGCAGCATCGCCCGGGCCGTGACGCCGCACCCGCTCGACAGCAAGCCGGAGCTCGATCAGGACAGTCTCACCCTGATCGCCCGGACTTGCGCCGCCGACGCTCAGGCACTGGACGCAGCCTATTTCGGGCGCCCGGTCTTTGCCCCGGCGCTGGAGCAGATGACCACTCGGGCGGCAGGCAAACCGCTCGATCTGGCGCTGGATGCCTATTTCAGCCCGGCAGAACAGGCAGAGATGATGCAGCATGCCAGTGCCGTTCTGGGACTGCTGGGCGCGGACTGGGGCCGTTGGCACGAATACTATGCCAACACGCGCGCACAGCTGAATCTGGGCCTGCCCGTGAACGCCAAAGGCGGAGGCCAGATCCAGGCGCATCTGAGCGATCTGGGGCGGCTGTTCAGCCTGCCTGTCTGAGCGTCGCTCGCGCGGTCAGGCCTGCCCGTGATATTGGCATGCAAATCTTCCTGAAGCGCGCGGCTTCCATGTGATCTTGGTGAACGCACGCTACACCAAGAATGAGCCGGGGCGCAAATCCGGCATAATGTTTCATGCTGCGCTTCCTTCCTGATGCTTGTGTCTGCTTCATAGAGACCACGATGTACAATCAGCTCAAAGCGCAGCACCTCCACGAACGTCAGCGTTGAGAATGGGGCGCAAGCCGAATACCCCATCTGCTAGGGGCGTTGCGCAATTGCAGCCTAGGGCGTGACCTCCCTTTTCCCGCCGGTTTCAGAACACGCGAACGATTTCGGCAGTGCTGATCGCTGAAAAGCGGCTCATCAGTGCGACGCGGATCTGGATTTCGGCGGTTTGGTGGTGGGAGTCTCTTGCGCTGATGCGCTCACCGAAGGCGTTGAGGCACAGCACTATGCCTCGATCCGGCTCTTGCATGGTATCCTG carries:
- a CDS encoding polysaccharide pyruvyl transferase family protein, producing MTAPEQTYDVGILGWWYGKNYGSILTYYGLNRAIETLGFRALMVHEALGYNGYRVLWPDDILSMEFARRAGYHYTSQVHFSELPALNARARTFIVGSDQLWNPVIGRVNDDLFLDFVSPENRRVAYATSFGNRGTAKFKPDFVAKHSANLQQFNAISVREGYAVDTARDIFGVVATQVVDPVFLLPTSAYDALADMASVELSGDYLAVFFLDPNPEKRDVAVALAERLGLARIVVIPNPDGGRPLAEELFADPRFEILDEDAPENFLHAYRAASYVVTDSFHGTAFATIFGKPFSSIYNTHRGVDRFKNLLNWLGFGESRRLLETDTAETLAANPNLSLTLDYTKTNARIAEGRTRSLAWLQAALTTERGTTAALPATDGAPQRPGSKPPAPFTAGNAAWQVSARGAGQDLKVAPDGAVRGNQVWCDLPPQPAPGSACRLTLDWTVRSTAPALNLHLRNPQTGAFHVIGKVAVEGRVNVVRRDTVDFIMPPGGFSQFMLGAVHFSGPGGGAWITGLALDEISPAEMQKAPAKPKPPTHAELARKLALDDHDRFVKAHAEAGRSLTSARARIMFHAHAIEKGLSRLDFRGGFGKISVPALAREMGAWLQAGRDPQDAYFRTAAAVMQAYFERHRQIDVDVSAFRALFAAPVLAQIEAAGTAEGGVLAAAADREPVPEVNADNRFLDVVYGRRSIRDFTADPVSDEDLRRAVQLAMQAPSVCNRQAGRVHVFSDPLRIQAAIDIQGGFGGYNTPPRLLLVTADLNAFLFASERNQAFVDGGLFMMGLLLGLQHVGLGGCPLNTAMNTQREAALRELLDIPESEVFISFVAAGHYDPAILTPRSRRVGVEQVMRHHDQPATDAVPAFRQDEAVK
- a CDS encoding nitroreductase, whose translation is MSSAEKQLVIHIGDPKTGTSSIQRALQNDLITSRNGKVSGFISGRSSANAVTVARGFHGRDPERVRAAMKQLAPWIATAQAEFLVLSSEFFIDATPGVLKRAFLRRHPSLAADMQVMAYARPHVGRTLSAYAERVKCGYTLRSFSDWLPHFIADGSLNYSTRFQKWREAFGDGFILRPFLREELRNGDAVADFFSIVTGDPEVAVGNLPHENQTLSLRALAGLRAFNRYMNEAGIQGRQRIPLSRSIARAVTPHPLDSKPELDQDSLTLIARTCAADAQALDAAYFGRPVFAPALEQMTTRAAGKPLDLALDAYFSPAEQAEMMQHASAVLGLLGADWGRWHEYYANTRAQLNLGLPVNAKGGGQIQAHLSDLGRLFSLPV